One Kallotenue papyrolyticum genomic window carries:
- a CDS encoding TolB family protein — MHHPRTGTWRRRGITALALGVLAAGVVPARAEPWSERSLFASPRFEQVWRSADLAVQQGQTNRSWTWGPQPWFDYMEFYRQSPNGLRQVQYFDKARMEINNPANTSGPLGGVTNGLLPVELVSGRVKLGDGTGPDQNEQREPAQIPVAGDPPTVNPDAPTYASFRNVATTDNGYRDPNRVGQRAGWTFDKNGAVGFRQDLANQPGTELVVYETVTGHNVPRVFNDFRNAGPVAAIFAFGYPITDPYWIRARVGGVEKDVLVQIFERRVLTYTPSNPANFQVEMGNVGQHYFQWRYPHLGHPWFAADPGLPIFFGSKRSTAEFNIYAMDQSGNNQTALSPGEKESLPFSVLRSWDGDEVRLIGDSKRYNDKRQLISIKPYGTVSTTRLHTSNANDYNASVSPDGTKIAFVSDRDGNPELYLLNIGSTAEPTRLTDTIGCINQYPTWLPDGSGLVYESNCQGGNFEIYRASLSYGQDMLNELTVTRLISPVPNESTRLTNNTTDDRYPRVSPDGRLIAFTATRDGNPEIYTMTIDGGQQTRRTSSNGEDLAPSWAPNNLQLVFSSNRDGDFEIYSMNVDGSNQVQLTNNGQADQWPIWAQ; from the coding sequence ATGCATCATCCAAGGACAGGTACGTGGCGGCGGCGCGGCATCACTGCCCTGGCGCTGGGCGTGCTGGCCGCCGGCGTTGTGCCGGCACGTGCCGAACCGTGGTCCGAACGCAGTCTGTTCGCCTCGCCGCGCTTCGAACAGGTCTGGCGCAGCGCCGATCTGGCCGTGCAGCAGGGACAAACCAATCGCTCCTGGACCTGGGGGCCGCAGCCCTGGTTCGACTACATGGAGTTCTACCGGCAGTCGCCCAACGGGCTACGCCAGGTGCAGTACTTCGACAAGGCGCGCATGGAGATCAACAACCCGGCGAACACCAGCGGTCCGCTCGGCGGCGTGACCAACGGCCTGCTGCCGGTGGAGCTGGTCTCCGGTCGCGTCAAACTGGGCGATGGCACCGGCCCCGACCAGAACGAGCAGCGCGAGCCGGCGCAGATCCCGGTTGCCGGAGATCCGCCAACCGTCAATCCCGATGCGCCGACCTACGCCAGCTTCCGCAACGTGGCGACAACCGACAACGGCTATCGCGATCCGAACCGCGTTGGGCAGCGCGCCGGCTGGACCTTCGACAAGAACGGCGCAGTCGGTTTCCGCCAGGACCTGGCCAACCAGCCGGGCACCGAGCTTGTGGTCTATGAAACCGTTACGGGCCACAACGTACCGCGCGTCTTCAACGACTTCCGCAACGCCGGTCCGGTCGCCGCGATCTTCGCCTTCGGCTACCCGATCACCGACCCGTATTGGATCCGCGCACGCGTTGGCGGCGTCGAGAAGGACGTGCTGGTGCAGATCTTCGAGCGGCGCGTGCTCACCTACACGCCGAGCAATCCGGCCAACTTCCAGGTGGAGATGGGCAACGTCGGCCAGCACTACTTCCAATGGCGCTACCCGCACCTCGGCCATCCGTGGTTTGCGGCCGATCCCGGCCTACCGATCTTTTTCGGCTCGAAGCGCAGCACAGCTGAGTTCAACATCTACGCCATGGACCAGTCAGGCAACAACCAGACGGCGCTCTCGCCCGGCGAGAAGGAGTCGCTCCCGTTCTCGGTACTGCGCTCCTGGGACGGTGACGAGGTTCGGCTGATCGGCGATAGCAAGCGCTATAACGATAAGCGCCAGCTGATCAGCATCAAGCCCTACGGCACGGTCAGCACGACCCGCCTGCATACCAGCAACGCCAACGACTACAACGCTTCGGTTTCGCCGGATGGCACCAAGATCGCCTTTGTCTCGGATCGCGACGGCAACCCCGAGCTCTATCTGCTCAACATCGGTAGCACGGCCGAGCCGACACGCCTGACCGACACGATCGGCTGCATCAACCAGTATCCCACCTGGCTGCCGGATGGGTCGGGGCTGGTCTATGAGAGCAACTGCCAGGGCGGCAACTTCGAGATCTATCGCGCCAGCCTCAGCTACGGCCAGGATATGCTCAACGAGCTGACCGTGACGCGCCTGATCTCGCCGGTGCCCAACGAGTCGACGCGCCTGACCAACAACACCACCGATGATCGCTATCCGCGCGTCTCGCCCGATGGTCGCCTGATCGCCTTCACCGCCACGCGCGACGGCAATCCGGAGATCTACACCATGACCATCGACGGCGGCCAGCAGACCCGCCGCACCTCCAGCAACGGCGAGGACCTGGCACCGAGCTGGGCGCCGAACAATCTGCAACTAGTCTTCAGCAGCAACCGCGACGGTGACTTCGAGATCTACAGCATGAACGTCGACGGCAGCAACCAGGTGCAGCTCACCAACAACGGCCAGGCCGATCAGTGGCCGATCTGGGCGCAGTAG